The window CGCATGTCGTCCCGGTGCCCAGAATTGCATCAGTTCGAGCAGGCCAATCAGCACCACGGCGATGGCTGTCGCCGACAGGCGGCGGCGCGGATAGGCGAGGCCGAAGGCTAGTCCCACCAGGACGAAGGCGAGGGCGTGTTCACCGTCCTGGCCAAGGTCGGAATGGGGCCGCAGGCCGGGCGGGCCGAGGGTTGCAAAGGCGACGGCGGCGGCAAGCAGCCAGGCAGAGGAGCGAACCAAAATTGACATCCGCACCGCTTAGCATGGATTGCAGCAGCCTGCCGAGGGGCCGGGATCAGATCGCCGTGTAGTTAATGACGAAACGTTAAAGCGGCTCGCGCACGCCAAGGCCGTGCATGAAGCGTTCCCGGATTTGTACGGGATCGCGTCGGGTGGCGCCGACGCCCGGCTTGTCATCGATACGAACGGCGATAAGGCTCGGATCGCCGGCCGACATGGCTTCCTCGACCAG of the Bradyrhizobium sp. WSM1417 genome contains:
- a CDS encoding VanZ family protein, which translates into the protein MSILVRSSAWLLAAAVAFATLGPPGLRPHSDLGQDGEHALAFVLVGLAFGLAYPRRRLSATAIAVVLIGLLELMQFWAPGRHARLEDFLVDAGTTCIGFALAAVADWALTRFRANSALTSQGPAE